The sequence TTTTCCATATTCCTCGATCTGGATTCCTAAGGCGCCCACGAAGGTGTActtttttgcatggctagcgGCAAGGGGAGTGATTTTGACCGCTGAGAATCTGCGAAAGAGGggaattacacttgttagttggtgctatatgtgtaaaagctcaggggaagaagttgatcatcttTTGTTGCATTGCCCTGTGTCCTCGGCTTTGTGGAGGGCGATCCTCAACctttttggtgttcaatgggtgatgccaagcacTGTTAACTTTTGGTCCAATGAATAGTTTTTACTTTTATGCATATTTTGGGAGTGCATAACCATTGCCCTTAACGAATGAACTCATATATAGGCAGGAAATACTTTTCAGAGTTGTCGCCTAGTCACTACAAATAGGATAAGGACAGTAGACCAAGTCTAAAGCACCAAGCACATTATGTATGACTTCGAATTTTAAGCATACACCCGCAACaattaaggaaaaaaataataaaattgaaagACATTTAGCCTATCCAAGCAGAAACTTAAATTTTTCACCCAAACCACCCTCTACCTTGTTGGACATTGTCCGTTGCACAGGTGGTTATCTTTTCTCTGCTCCCCTTCCATACAAAATTTGTTCATATTATGTCCAATGTTGCAACTATCTTGGAAAGTATTGGAAGTAATGTCATCATGTATGTAGAAAGGAAATCAAAAATTGCATTTATCAGGACAACCTGAAGAGACAAATACAAAAATACTCTCCCTTCCAGATAGAAAGTCTATTCTCAATCATTTATAACCTGCTTCTAGTGGCATTCCAGGGTAGGTTGTGATGAAAAATTCGACTTGACATGCCAAATTGTCTACCAATCTTGTAGTCCTATACCTCTTAAACAGAGAACATGATGAAAATTGATATGTAAACTTAATACAGCTTAGAATATTAGCGAAATGAGCCTTTGATATCTCAATCGGGATTCTTCAGCACCACATATTATTATTGTATCAACTAGAATACCACTATATTTGCAACCCAACATAAAACTTCTTATCCTAGTTTTAGTTTTAGCCTTATACATCATCTAAGAAGGCCCTCCCCATACTAGCAAAAAGAGAAACAAGAAAACGTCTTCCTACCTTAAAGCCCCCCTGTACAAAGAAATCCAGCGACCATCAACAACAATTACAGAGAACACCACCCTAGAGACAAGAACTATATCCATCTAACCATTAGTGTCTTAAAGTCCCATTTTCTTCAACATAATCATTAAAAATAACCAACATGATCATAGACTTCCTTAATATCTAATTTTTATATCAAACGAGGTAGAACTTGCTTTGCTCTACCTTTTGTCAACCTTTTTTACGAATTGCAGGTAACTAAAAAGCATTCCCATATAATTAAAGCGCTCTAAACAAATCGGCCTATAGTCCTTTAATGTAGGAACTCTTGTCTCAAAAGATCACAATGCCCTCATATCCATTAGCTCCTAAAGCATCACCTACCTATTAGGCCAGAGCTGTCTCAAATATCTCACCTCCAACTCTTCGACTTTTGTCGACAGGGAACAATATACATCTGTATTCCGATTAAGTAAGAGTGACTAAAAAGCTTATTTTCACCCTACTATTCCATCCCTTGCATTCCAACTTCTTATCCTTATCTTCATCTTTCACTGCATTGGCATTGACCGTCATTGCTTCTTTATGCCCTATTACTATACGACACATTTAACTCTAGCTTTTCAGCTCCCAGACACTTTCGCCTAAAAGTTGAAGGAATTCTGTGACACTTCATTTTTCCTCCCCAAACTCCTTGTTCGATCTTCTCAAATAGGGCAAGTCATCAAGCACCTCATAGAAGCTCACAAACTGGGCTCCCCAATGTCTACCCAATCCAcggacaatttttttttcttaaaaggaGTAAAATTTTATTAGAAAAACAGTAGATATTGTGATAGTACAAAGATAATGCTGGTTATAAAACACTAGAAACCTAAGCTATCAAGCATGTCCAGCATGTTTTGAAGAAAAGGACATTCTTCCTTTTCAATAATCAATATGTAAGCACTATTCAAGCGAAAAAATTGTCTAGGGGATTGGACATCAGGTTTCACCTTGAGGAACAAAAGTAGGTACACCATATACGCAATTTAAGGTATTACCCTGTTCCACTACTGAGCACTTTTATTAGCCTccttttacttgaagttgttgctGCTCAATGACTACTATTTAGCTGCCTAAGTTTGGCTAGTCTTCTCAAGAGGAAATAGGACTTCAAAATTTCTGATTAGTAGTCTAGACTTTAAGGAGCTCTTGAGAAGCCCCTAAATCAATCTGTGTCGGTCATCCGGGATTATATTTATGTTGATGTGACCACGCTTGAATCGTTAGCCCTTTCGAAGTCCTAAGCCCTTGATTGACTTCTCTCAACCACGGGCTTCGGTAGTCGCAATCCATTTTTTGGACCAAATATTATCGCCATGTTTTGGCGATCTTTACCTGAGCCTTTAATGTGTTTAATGCTCTCATTCTTGCCACCAAATATCTCCTTCCACTACTTGTGCGGTGTGATCAATGCTTAGACTTCTTCtacaatttaaattttgaaaatgattCATTTTTCGAAAACATGTCCTAGCGACGTGGATAACAGGCACACTGATCTTTGAGAAACGTAACATTCTACCTCTGCTAGAATTGACTCCTTGAGTTGGTTTAATTCAATATCATATCTCTTCTGCATGAACAAGAATTTCCACCTTGCCCACTATCTCGGATAGGGTTATAATAATGTTTCTTTAAAGAAGTATCTCCATTACAATTGGAATAGGAAATCTTACTCTCTCAACTTCAATGACAACATCTGATGGGATAGGCTTGGGAGACcacaagacacaaacacaagtgACAAGCCCACTAAAGGTGTGCTCTACGTCTTTTAAATGGCATCGGTCTCCAGAAATCACAAGCATTATCACCATGTTCTGGTGTTCACCTTTCTGGTACATGTTTTCGGTGTTCAATTCACTGGCTGCTAGTAGAACTCAACAGCCACCTGTGCAGAGACACTTTATGATTGTTCCAATACACATCACCCATCATAATTCCTTAATCTATGACCACAAATGAATTGCTTGTGATTCGTCTCTTTTCCAGCAGCAACCCTCCACATTCTATGCACCCATCTTCTACGTTTGTGCTGGTCACCCTCTCTTCTTCAATGTTTACCAAAAGCCAGCAAACATATTTGCATTACACCCCTTCCTAGGTTTGAATAAAGCTTCAAGCTCAACCACCATTATCATCTGACCTATATGGCATCTTTGACTTCAATGTTATTTTGCAGCAAAGCACTCAATCCTGCAACCTATGTATGCTTTTAACTTGTTGCCTTCAGCCTTCTTAGCCAACTGATCATTTACTATCTTGATTTTTGAACTTTTGTATCTTTCCTGGCTAATTCTGACCAACCTCAAATAAGTAAAACTCCAAGAAAATTGTCTGGCTCTTTCTCTTACCCAAAATACAATTAAATCTACCAAGATTGTGCAGTTTAATAATCATACATGTTACTTTTGTTTCATAATATGACAGATTTCTCCCGCTCCTTCGGAGACCTATGCATGATGCTGGTAATGCGAAATGTTGTAGCTAATGCTGATACAACTTTCGAAATTCTTCTTCTTTCCACCCATGTATATCAAGACGAATTTTCTGATCATGTTTTCTAGGAATTCCTTCCCAACATAAACAAGTTTATTTTCACGATCCTAGTTACAAGAGTGAATTCATTAAATTTCTTCTAGGAGTAACCTAGGATTCCACAAGAGATTGCTATATCATCATCTTAATTGTTATTTACATTTATCTTgagttaaaaagaaaaattagaaatGATTTTCTCTTTTAGCTAGATACAGGGTTAATCTATTAGACATCACATTATCTCACtgtcaaaaataaaaatcttaaCTTGTTTTATCTTTTTAGTTGGAGATAAAATTCTACAAGTATTAAGATTTCCAACTTGTTTAGAATTCAATGTCCTACAAATAGGACCATCATGTACTATGTTTAAAAGATTTGAGTGATAGTTATCTCTCTCTTTGTAGCTATTCTTCTTCCTCTCTGTTTCTACTCCCTTTTGGTACTACATCACAAACAAGCTATACTTTCAAATGTCAACTTCAGCAGTTAAGTACCACCTATGAGTAGCTCAAAGCAAACTGTTCCATGATGCGATTAAAATGTACAAGCCCAATACTTAGGTATGTTTTGTGATATAGCTTTCCACGTCCTCGATTTAGTTTTGTCACTCCACTCCCCGCACTTTAACTAATTCTAGGACATCTCAATATGAGCGAGTAGAGAAATAAAGAGCAATATCAATTTATCAAAAAATTTAATCAATACAACCTAAGAGCACTATATCCTTCACTTTAATACAAAAAAGTTCACTACTCCAGCCAGACTACTCCAGCAGCTCATTGATGCAAACTGAAAAAGAGCACGTATTCTACAacaaaattaatcattttttttcatgaACCTCTGCTGGCCCATGAAGTAGAAATCAGGCCATTATTAGTTTACAAAGATAATTACATAAACAAAACTGACCTCAAGACAGATGATATAGTCCTGGATTCGTGTCTTCAATAGTTGTGCCAAAGAACCTTTGAATGCTCCAAATGACAAAAGAAAGGCAACAGCTATACCTTGCCACCACGTCAAGAATACAATCGACTTGAATACAAGAAACTTCGCCAATGGCTTAATCGGTGCTAATTTATTCTTGGTGACTGAATAAAACTGCACAAGGCAATATAGAGCCCAGGTCTGGCTAAAATTAAGAACAACTGCCAAATAAGGATAGCTGCAAGAATTAACACTCAAATTAACAACGTGCTTGTGCTCTCATGACATTTCTAATATTGTGGATAAATTGAAACAGAATCAATCCAGAGGCTAGAACAGAAATCTACAGTACAAGAGTCACGAAACAGGTGGAATAAATACTGATATCTATGGAGTAAGGCAGGAAAACCTGGTAGACTTACGCATATCTCCACTCAAATTTTCCTTCACCATAGAtgccaaaaaattgaaaaaccataGCCAGTAAAGCACATATCATCTTAAGTATCATCTGGAAAAAGAATTCTCAATTCAGTACATAGAAGCTTGACGAAACTCTTAATCCAGAGGCAAATTACAAGAGGGGCACATACATATTGCACTATCCCAATTTTTACTGCTTGATAAAAGTCAGGGCCAAGATGCCACTCCCTGATCATGCAATTCAATGGAAAAGGATGTTCAACCACTCCATATGCATAGGCATCATCCAATAGAGGCAAGCTGGAACTTACAACACTTTGACTTTCCATAAATTCGATTGTGTTTTTCTCTCCACCTAGGTCATGTAGCTCATATGAGAATCATGTTTAAAGAAAGaaactttattaaaaaaaaaaaagctagcAGAAGTTTGCCCCATTAAAGAAACACTAAGAATGGAGACAATCATATAGCCCCACTGCAAAATAAGTTGCAATAGCAACATGAATGGAGCAGCATTTGGAAAAGGTTATGCGAATAATAAACACAAATATAGTGACATTATCAAACTCCAAAGGGAACCTAATCATCGACTGCCTGTCATCAAATTATAGCTGAGTAGATCTTGCAAGAAGCTCGTAATTAAGGCACTTAACTTTTCAATGTGGCCATTTCCCATGGGATAACTTAATCTGAGAAGAGGGCAACAACCTATGTCTAACGACATACCTAAGCAGGCTATCAGATACCTCTCGAAGCAATATAATGCAAAAGCCTCGTAACAATCACGTATGATCTCACAGTTGAATGCGGCATTCGAGTCCAGTAGGGATAAGAACTGTCAGGTAAAAGCAAGAACTGTGGTCAAGCATTGAACCACTCGCCTTACAAAATCATAAACATAAACGACGacaacaaaatatttttaaaatttagggtGATGGTCATACCATAAAATTAGACGTATTACATATAGGCTGTTGAAGGATGCACTCAATTCAAGCTCAACttaaaatacaatttttttaAGATATCTAAATGCAGATTGCAGAAATGAGAAAACCTGAAGGGACTTGCATTTTCTTATCTTAGCACTACTTTAGAGAACTGTCCTTGTCAAATTAAGAGatttaataacaacaacaacaacaacaacaacaacaacaataatcatCGCCCAACATCTCAAATTGTGTATAACGAACTTCAAATACCATTTCCAAGAAACTGGATAAAAAAGCTAGCAGACAAGCTAAAGGTTATCTTACCGATTCCAGTGCATAAACAGGAACCATCAAGATTAGTCCAATCAAAAACTTCTGCTCCTGTGATAAAGATAATTCGTTCAGATAAGTTTTCTGAGACAATGAAACTAGGCAATGCTACAAAGACCAAGTATCTGTACAACACAAGCATGTACGCGATCAAGCACCACAAACTTATTACTGAAATGAACAGATCAGCACACCATTGGATCAATGATGTTCGCGAGAAAAAAACTCCGAGAGGATTGAACAGGTATAAGTAAAAACCTCAGGCTGATGGTATGCAGCTAGATGCTCGACGATTAGATACATAGACAGGACTATAGCCACCAGTACGGAAAAACCAGCACTGTACAAAGCCCAGCTATAAAGTGGAGATGATCCTGAGACTACGTTTAGCGACCACATTTTTTCAGCATTTCTTGAAGATTCGACCAAAGTGATGGAGAATAGTAACAGAACCAAAATTCCCCTCCATCCCATTCCACTTTTTAAAACACTGCTTCTCAGGATCTCCAGGAAATATGGCCTACAATCAGGATGATTCAAAACTCAACAAGAAGCTTCCATGTCAGCTCAGATAGAATTAATCAGTTTAGCTTCTTTTCTGGAAGAACTTTCCAATACTTTAATAAAGCAGGTTGCCTGAGTCTCTCGACAAGTTATCTCCACCAGAACCATGAATTAGAAACCAGGCATCAGAAGGATCCTGCATAATGCTTCATACCCATAAAAACACTGATGCTGAATGGGGACGATCAGATTCTCAATGTTCTGCCTTCAGGAACCCTGCCACAAACATTTGGAATGTAAGAAGAAAAATCTTATGCCTGACTACTAAGATATTCATCATAAGATGATACgggggaaagaaaagaaaagaaatagaaaaaggaGAACGTCCTCCGttgtatataaatattttaagcaTGACGTGTACTAGGAGGGAGGGGAAATTgatctttctttttcaattttttgtctTGCAAGATATTCTAATAGACTTTTAGATTTCTAAAAATCCTCTTACCCCGTAGAGACATGATAAATAGAAAGGAATAACCCAAGATCCACTGTTTAAATTCAGTATTTAAGCAGATAATGGAGATGCATCCCGAGTTTTCCTACTGTAATAAATTACCAGTATTAACCGCATATTGGCACATCAATAAAAAAGGTGAAGTGCAAATATTTTGAGCATGACATGTTCTAAAAATGACAGTACTTAAGCTCTTTCTTTATATCTGCTTGGAAGGATCATTACGAGACTCTTGGATTTCAGAAAATCCTTTTCTCATAAAGACATGACAAAGAAAATGGACTAACCCTAGATCCTTTGTTTGAGGTTAGAATTTAAGCTGCAGAGATCATTTCCCTATATGTACCAACTGCATTGTTAAaccagaggcggatctaggatttctaGTACATGGGTGCACTACTAAAAAAAAGGAGTAAAAAATATATTAAGTGGGAGTTGATCTCTATTCCTCTTGGTAAATAACTCAACCTTCAACCAAGTGCACCATTGAGCATgggtaattttaaaaaatatgtacataaaatatctaattttgcaGAAAAACCATGAATTCACGTGCCCCATAATCTCAGCTATAAATTTGCCCGTGTTAAACCTAATATTCACACAGCAATAAGCAAAGTGAAACGAGCACTTAAGAACTGTCAATACTCCAATGTTTCACCTATCTTGTCAAAAAACAGATTATCTATCCATGTATAGACATCTCTCCTAAGTTCCCAGGagagcaaaagagaaagaaatgaaagatgtCTATGGCATAAACTCAAGCTATACTAGAAGTCACTATGCTTCGGAGAGCAGCATGTCAAttgtctctcttttttttttttttttttgaaaaaggtaACAGTCAATGGTCTCTCTTTAATTTCAAGCTCCTTAAGCTGCATTGACAtagttgttcttctttcctttccTGCAGAGGTTTTCCTTGATAGTACAATGATACTACTGAATCAAACTTCCTGTCATCTAAACTATGAAAATTGAATTTAAGTCATCCATGATCTGTGGAGCAGTGCTTGCTCAGTGCTTTAAGCGCGTAGCGAAGTGAGGCGGCCAGTGTGTCGCTTCTGTTGGGTGAAGCGTAACAGGTAGTTGGAAGCGACCGCTTCTGCCAAAAAGCGAGAAGCGGTAGCGAAGCTTCTGCCTTTTAAGTCACTGCCAACAGTacttaaatgaaaaaataaaaaagttcagTTTTTTTCACAAAATCAGCAGAGCAAGCAGCGACTAGGTTTTGTTGCTTTTcctcgcttcacgctcttcacaacactg is a genomic window of Nicotiana tabacum cultivar K326 chromosome 16, ASM71507v2, whole genome shotgun sequence containing:
- the LOC107778348 gene encoding protein LAZ1 homolog 1 is translated as MGWRGILVLLLFSITLVESSRNAEKMWSLNVVSGSSPLYSWALYSAGFSVLVAIVLSMYLIVEHLAAYHQPEEQKFLIGLILMVPVYALESFLSLLDSNAAFNCEIIRDCYEAFALYCFERYLIACLGGEKNTIEFMESQSVVSSSLPLLDDAYAYGVVEHPFPLNCMIREWHLGPDFYQAVKIGIVQYMILKMICALLAMVFQFFGIYGEGKFEWRYAYPYLAVVLNFSQTWALYCLVQFYSVTKNKLAPIKPLAKFLVFKSIVFLTWWQGIAVAFLLSFGAFKGSLAQLLKTRIQDYIICLEMGIAAVVHLYVFPAVPYKRGERCVRNVAVLSDYAALDTPPDPEEVQDCERSTRIRISRPEEREKRLKFHQSVRDVVVGSGEIIIDDMRFTVSHVAEPVERGIAKLNRTFHQISENVKRYEERRRNSKDDSYLVPLNSWTNEFSEVHDDLVEGSMSDSGMHGKRPHHQSKGMSSLRR